A genomic segment from Arcobacter acticola encodes:
- a CDS encoding transporter substrate-binding domain-containing protein: MTYRIKICEKGFEVYKYLLLLLLLCNTLFANILINLTNEEKEFIKNNPVINVGAETNWPPFDYVENGKYKGIAKDYLEIIEKKTGLKFNYIYGYKWNDLLQMAFNKKIDLLPILSKTPNREKNLIFTSNSYTTIRDYFYSINKTYKTLNDLNDKSIVIEKGYIYEDFIKNNYPKVKIIIVNNSLEAIDLVITRKAEGLISNVPLIEYITKKNNISTLSPTFVVNTENNLYMAFRNDYPILKSIVDKALDNIDQLEKNEISSKWIDSYRTVNEFTPKEKEFIENHKTLIVANEIGWVPYDYFENETAKGYVVDYVKLILSKTGMDPIFVSDNWSNLLEKFSNNEIDIFPAIGFNEEREKKFNYTQSYINQELSIITKKSKFDLINIDDLAGKKLAMVKNWNSTKRLKENYPKIDIIEFETLDEVFESVEKNTSDATIQNTLIANYYINKSYFNSLKILTKVNIKNFDTKLYMGVSKDLEVLPEILNKAINKVSLIELETLDKKWFNSEKSVVFSKEEQDFINNKTVNIAFTSNWSPISFTEKDKSYGLGYDFWKYIVDKADLKTKIIVKENFADGLNSIENKTSDIIVATSKTKDREKYAIFSDTYYKAPIGIATLQDKNYIPDASYLVGKKVGVGKNYTAYKLLEKAFPNIDFVFVNNIEEGLSLLSNNKIYALVDNLPVLTYNIQKYAYSNIKISGTTGIDLDLQVMIRDDYKVLQSIINKVLETMDPNDKNLIYNKWLKLEYSQTFDFSILWKYFLPLILIIFIILYKNRQLLNYQRKLKSTKDELENTLKTFRSLVNLTIEGIIIVSDDKIIYHNNEFLKIFDINEKKLLNNSFYDLFDINNIISIRDIIKNKDSQTYEIIGLKDFKVKFPILIKSKKVIFENKLSIILSIIDMSEIKNKENLLIQQSKMASLGEMIGNIAHQWRQPLSLISTAASGMKIQKEFNQLDDETFNSTLNSITNTTMFLSQTIDDFQNYLKEDKDKKEFDVNSSINKILTIIKSSFINHSINVILDLEKDLFINNYENELNQALLNILNNAKDALVETNKENRFIHIKSYKTNKEIIIEIIDNAGGVKEEIIDKIFEPYFTTKHKSQGTGLGLYMTHKIITSSMNGDIKITNTKHTFNDKTFDKCALVKITFPLS, translated from the coding sequence ATGACTTATAGAATAAAAATATGTGAAAAAGGCTTTGAAGTGTATAAATATCTTTTATTACTTTTATTATTATGTAATACACTTTTTGCAAATATCTTAATAAACCTAACAAATGAAGAAAAAGAATTCATAAAAAACAATCCTGTTATAAATGTAGGCGCAGAAACAAACTGGCCTCCTTTTGATTATGTTGAAAATGGTAAATATAAAGGAATAGCAAAAGATTATTTAGAAATCATTGAGAAAAAAACTGGATTGAAATTCAATTATATTTATGGATATAAATGGAATGATTTATTACAAATGGCATTTAACAAAAAAATAGATTTACTACCTATTTTATCAAAAACACCCAATAGAGAAAAAAATCTAATTTTTACATCAAATAGCTATACAACTATTAGAGATTATTTTTACAGTATAAATAAAACTTACAAAACATTAAATGATTTAAATGACAAATCCATTGTTATAGAAAAAGGTTATATATACGAAGATTTTATAAAAAATAACTATCCAAAAGTTAAAATTATTATAGTTAATAACTCTTTAGAAGCTATTGATTTAGTAATTACTAGAAAAGCCGAAGGATTAATTTCTAATGTTCCTTTAATTGAATATATAACAAAAAAAAATAACATAAGTACACTATCACCAACTTTTGTAGTAAATACAGAAAACAATTTGTATATGGCATTTAGAAATGATTATCCTATTTTAAAAAGTATCGTAGACAAAGCTTTAGATAACATTGATCAATTAGAAAAAAATGAAATATCTTCGAAATGGATTGATAGCTATAGAACAGTAAATGAATTTACTCCAAAAGAAAAAGAGTTTATAGAAAATCACAAAACATTAATTGTTGCAAATGAAATAGGCTGGGTTCCTTATGATTATTTTGAAAATGAAACAGCTAAAGGTTATGTAGTAGATTATGTAAAACTTATTCTTTCAAAAACTGGTATGGATCCAATATTTGTTAGTGATAATTGGAGTAACTTATTAGAAAAATTTTCTAATAATGAGATCGATATATTTCCTGCTATTGGATTTAATGAAGAAAGAGAAAAAAAATTTAACTACACCCAATCATATATAAATCAAGAGTTATCAATAATTACAAAAAAAAGTAAATTTGATTTAATAAATATTGATGATTTGGCAGGGAAAAAACTTGCCATGGTAAAAAACTGGAACTCAACTAAAAGATTAAAAGAAAACTATCCAAAAATAGATATTATTGAATTTGAAACATTAGATGAAGTTTTTGAAAGTGTTGAGAAGAATACAAGTGATGCAACAATACAAAATACATTGATTGCAAATTACTATATAAATAAATCATATTTTAACTCATTAAAAATATTAACTAAAGTAAATATTAAAAATTTTGATACTAAATTATATATGGGTGTTAGTAAAGATTTAGAAGTGCTTCCTGAGATTTTAAATAAAGCAATAAATAAGGTTTCACTAATAGAACTTGAAACACTAGATAAAAAATGGTTCAATTCTGAAAAAAGCGTTGTTTTTTCTAAAGAAGAACAAGATTTCATAAATAATAAAACTGTAAATATAGCCTTTACTAGTAATTGGTCTCCTATAAGTTTTACTGAAAAAGATAAAAGTTATGGACTAGGTTACGATTTTTGGAAATATATTGTAGATAAAGCAGATTTAAAAACAAAAATAATTGTTAAAGAAAACTTTGCTGACGGCTTAAATAGTATTGAAAATAAAACAAGTGATATTATTGTAGCTACATCAAAAACAAAAGACAGAGAAAAATATGCAATATTTTCAGATACATACTATAAAGCTCCGATTGGAATAGCGACCCTTCAAGATAAAAATTACATTCCTGATGCTTCTTATCTTGTGGGTAAAAAAGTAGGTGTTGGTAAAAATTACACTGCGTATAAACTATTAGAAAAAGCATTCCCTAATATAGATTTTGTTTTTGTGAATAATATAGAAGAAGGTTTATCACTTTTATCAAATAACAAGATTTATGCACTTGTAGATAACTTACCTGTTTTAACATACAATATTCAAAAATATGCATATAGTAATATTAAGATTTCTGGAACTACTGGAATTGATCTTGATTTACAAGTAATGATACGAGATGATTACAAAGTTTTACAATCTATAATAAATAAAGTTCTTGAAACTATGGATCCAAATGATAAAAATCTAATCTATAATAAATGGCTTAAACTTGAGTATTCTCAAACTTTTGATTTTTCTATATTATGGAAATATTTTTTGCCATTGATTTTGATTATTTTTATAATACTTTATAAAAATAGACAACTTTTAAATTATCAAAGAAAATTAAAAAGTACCAAAGATGAGCTGGAAAATACACTTAAAACATTTAGAAGTCTAGTAAATCTAACCATTGAAGGAATCATAATAGTAAGTGATGATAAAATCATCTATCATAATAATGAGTTTTTAAAAATATTTGATATAAATGAAAAGAAACTTTTAAATAACTCTTTTTATGACTTATTCGATATAAATAATATTATCTCTATTAGGGATATAATCAAAAACAAAGATTCTCAAACCTATGAAATAATTGGATTGAAAGATTTTAAAGTAAAATTTCCAATTCTTATAAAATCAAAAAAAGTAATATTTGAAAATAAATTATCAATAATTTTATCTATAATAGATATGAGTGAAATAAAGAATAAAGAAAATTTATTAATTCAACAATCAAAAATGGCAAGTCTTGGAGAAATGATAGGCAATATCGCTCACCAATGGAGGCAACCCTTAAGTTTAATATCAACTGCAGCCTCTGGAATGAAAATACAAAAAGAGTTTAATCAACTTGATGATGAAACATTTAACAGTACACTTAATAGTATTACAAATACTACAATGTTTCTTTCTCAAACTATTGATGATTTCCAAAATTATCTAAAAGAAGATAAAGATAAAAAAGAGTTTGATGTAAATAGTAGTATAAATAAAATACTAACTATTATAAAAAGTTCATTTATAAATCATTCTATAAATGTAATATTAGATTTAGAAAAAGATTTATTTATAAATAATTATGAGAATGAATTAAATCAAGCATTACTTAATATCTTAAATAATGCAAAAGATGCCTTAGTAGAGACAAACAAAGAGAATAGATTTATTCATATCAAATCTTATAAAACTAATAAAGAAATTATTATTGAAATAATTGATAATGCAGGTGGAGTAAAAGAAGAAATCATAGATAAGATATTTGAACCCTACTTTACCACAAAACATAAAAGCCAAGGTACAGGACTTGGTTTATATATGACTCACAAAATTATAACTTCAAGTATGAATGGTGATATTAAAATCACAAATACAAAACATACTTTTAATGATAAAACTTTTGATAAATGCGCACTTGTTAAAATAACTTTTCCACTTTCATAA
- the dnaJ gene encoding molecular chaperone DnaJ, with translation MTEIDYYELLEVSKGSDKSTIKKAYRQMAMKYHPDKNPGDKEAEERFKAINEAYQVLSDDEKKSIYDRYGKAGLEGHGQRGGGFSGGFDDLGSVFEEMFGSAFGGGSRGRRQRKSYNYNLDVTIEVKLAFNEAVFGCNKEIKYKYKTACKSCKGTGAKDGKLATCTTCNGQGQVHARQGFMTFAQTCPKCGGSGQSAADSCKTCKGTGYDEVSDSFKVDIPEGVNDGMRIRVSNKGNIAPDGSRGDLYLQVSVKEDAHFVRHDDDIYYEAPIFFTQVALGGKITIPGLRGKLELVIPQGAKDKQQFTFKGEGVKSVQGYGKGSLIVQIKIEYPKTLNDEQTQLLEKLQESFGIESKPHEKNFENMFDKVKKWFS, from the coding sequence TTGACTGAGATAGATTATTATGAATTACTAGAAGTTAGTAAAGGTTCAGATAAAAGTACAATCAAAAAAGCTTATAGACAAATGGCTATGAAGTATCATCCTGATAAAAACCCAGGTGATAAAGAAGCTGAAGAAAGATTTAAAGCTATAAATGAAGCTTATCAAGTACTAAGTGATGATGAAAAAAAATCTATTTATGATAGATATGGGAAAGCTGGTCTTGAAGGACATGGGCAAAGAGGTGGTGGATTTTCAGGTGGATTTGACGACTTAGGTTCTGTTTTTGAAGAGATGTTTGGAAGTGCTTTTGGTGGTGGTTCACGTGGAAGAAGACAAAGAAAATCATATAACTATAACCTTGATGTTACTATTGAAGTTAAACTAGCTTTCAATGAAGCTGTATTTGGATGTAATAAAGAGATTAAATACAAATACAAAACTGCTTGTAAGTCTTGTAAGGGAACAGGTGCAAAGGATGGGAAACTAGCTACTTGTACAACTTGTAATGGACAAGGTCAAGTTCATGCAAGACAAGGATTTATGACTTTTGCTCAAACATGTCCTAAGTGTGGTGGATCTGGTCAAAGTGCTGCTGATTCTTGTAAAACATGTAAGGGAACTGGATATGATGAAGTTAGTGATAGCTTTAAAGTTGATATTCCAGAAGGTGTTAATGATGGAATGAGGATTAGAGTTTCAAACAAAGGAAATATTGCACCTGATGGAAGTCGTGGTGATTTATATTTACAAGTATCAGTAAAAGAAGATGCTCACTTTGTAAGACATGATGATGATATCTATTATGAAGCTCCTATATTCTTCACTCAAGTTGCACTTGGAGGAAAAATTACAATTCCAGGACTTAGAGGTAAATTAGAACTTGTGATTCCACAAGGAGCAAAAGACAAACAACAATTTACTTTTAAAGGTGAAGGTGTTAAATCTGTTCAAGGATATGGAAAAGGAAGTTTAATTGTACAAATTAAGATAGAATATCCAAAAACATTAAATGACGAACAAACTCAATTATTAGAAAAACTTCAAGAAAGTTTTGGAATAGAGAGTAAACCACATGAAAAGAACTTTGAAAATATGTTTGACAAAGTTAAAAAATGGTTTTCATAA
- the recR gene encoding recombination mediator RecR, translating to MNKGLEKFYELVEAFESLPTIGKKSALRLAYHIVMNDNYCGIKIAHSIENALKNITKCSRCGSMSEHEICEFCLDESRDNTKLCIVQSAKDIFVIEDSKQFDGKYFVIEELDQDLIDSLHKFIDNNEVENILFAITPSIANDAFILYIEDKLKDFNIKFTKIAQGVPTGVSLENVDILSLSKAIQSKVEI from the coding sequence ATGAATAAAGGATTAGAAAAATTTTACGAACTTGTTGAAGCGTTTGAATCATTGCCTACTATTGGAAAAAAATCAGCTCTTAGACTTGCTTATCATATTGTTATGAACGATAACTATTGCGGAATCAAAATAGCTCATAGTATAGAGAATGCCTTAAAAAACATCACTAAATGCTCAAGATGTGGTTCTATGAGTGAACATGAGATTTGCGAATTTTGTTTGGATGAATCAAGGGATAATACAAAATTATGTATTGTTCAAAGTGCAAAAGATATTTTTGTTATTGAAGATTCAAAACAATTTGATGGAAAGTACTTTGTAATAGAAGAACTTGACCAAGATCTTATAGATTCTTTGCATAAATTTATAGATAATAATGAAGTTGAAAATATCTTATTTGCAATTACACCTTCAATTGCAAATGATGCATTTATTTTATATATTGAAGATAAATTAAAAGACTTTAATATTAAGTTTACAAAAATTGCCCAAGGTGTTCCAACAGGGGTGAGTTTGGAAAATGTAGATATCTTATCACTATCAAAAGCTATACAAAGTAAAGTTGAAATATAA
- a CDS encoding uracil-DNA glycosylase, which produces MEEKRIVCQKCVYYFVTWERGKPHGCKAYGFKSQLIPSITVKRSSGADCHFFTLKHNKE; this is translated from the coding sequence ATGGAAGAAAAAAGAATAGTTTGTCAAAAGTGTGTTTATTATTTTGTTACTTGGGAGAGGGGGAAACCTCATGGTTGTAAAGCTTATGGTTTTAAATCACAGTTGATTCCTTCAATTACTGTAAAAAGATCAAGTGGTGCTGATTGTCATTTTTTCACTTTAAAACATAATAAAGAGTAG
- a CDS encoding PAS domain-containing sensor histidine kinase has translation MQLKEFIEIIEKNKITIIRTWINSSKIKELIDNYSINEELFIKRYSFGFLEHYIKTIKNDEKTQNSAVVIDFLKYLKKQNLGVNELFVLFIAFKDALVDFAFKNQNQSLELFQEINFYFQKVFLTILDIYSKSVEQVENALTKSIDIVDRYVIMSRTNLQGIITSVSSAFCKISGYEAYELIGKSHNVIRHQDMPKELFEDLWKTIKSGNMWQGEIKNLKKDGTFYWVKTTIHPNFDNNGVIISYDAIREDISSQKELINQQNLLIEQSKSAALGEMISMIAHQWRQPLQAVSILIQKLPLLKMIKGELSDDMLDDVVKQVSLQLDYMSKTIDDFRDYFKPNKKKEEVYIENVINKSLDFLSYLFKINSVQINYKNESTSEIQIHLNEMVQVFINLAKNSCDAMIEKNIENRVIDIHTYEKEDYLYIEFEDNAGGIKENVLSKIFEAYFSTKSNKNGTGLGLYMCKAIVEQHSLGKINAYNTPKGAKFVVQLPLK, from the coding sequence ATGCAGCTAAAAGAATTTATTGAAATAATAGAAAAAAATAAAATAACTATTATTAGAACTTGGATTAATTCTTCAAAAATTAAAGAATTAATTGACAACTATTCAATAAATGAAGAATTATTTATCAAAAGATACTCTTTTGGCTTTTTAGAACACTACATTAAAACAATTAAAAATGATGAAAAAACTCAAAATAGCGCAGTTGTTATTGATTTTTTAAAATATTTAAAAAAACAAAACCTAGGCGTAAATGAGTTATTTGTCCTTTTTATAGCTTTTAAAGATGCTTTAGTTGATTTTGCTTTTAAAAACCAAAATCAATCTTTGGAGTTATTTCAAGAGATAAATTTTTATTTCCAAAAAGTTTTTTTAACAATTTTAGATATATATTCAAAATCAGTTGAACAAGTTGAAAATGCATTAACTAAGTCCATTGATATTGTTGATAGATATGTGATTATGTCAAGAACAAACCTTCAAGGCATAATTACAAGTGTATCAAGTGCTTTTTGTAAAATATCAGGATATGAAGCTTATGAATTAATAGGTAAATCCCATAATGTTATAAGACATCAAGATATGCCAAAAGAGTTATTTGAAGATTTATGGAAAACTATAAAATCAGGAAATATGTGGCAAGGTGAAATAAAAAATCTTAAAAAAGATGGGACTTTTTATTGGGTAAAAACCACTATTCATCCAAACTTTGATAATAATGGAGTTATTATTAGCTATGATGCTATACGAGAAGATATTTCATCACAAAAAGAGTTAATAAATCAACAAAATTTATTAATAGAACAATCAAAATCAGCAGCTTTAGGTGAAATGATTTCTATGATTGCTCATCAATGGAGACAGCCTTTACAAGCCGTATCTATATTAATTCAAAAGTTGCCTTTACTCAAAATGATAAAAGGTGAACTTTCAGATGATATGCTTGATGATGTTGTAAAACAAGTCTCTTTGCAGTTGGATTATATGTCAAAAACTATTGATGATTTTAGAGATTATTTCAAACCTAATAAGAAAAAAGAAGAAGTTTATATTGAAAATGTTATAAACAAATCATTGGATTTTTTATCATATTTATTCAAAATAAATTCAGTGCAAATAAATTATAAAAATGAATCCACTTCAGAAATACAAATTCATCTAAATGAAATGGTTCAAGTATTTATAAATTTAGCGAAAAATTCTTGTGATGCAATGATAGAAAAAAATATTGAAAATAGAGTTATAGATATTCATACTTATGAAAAAGAGGATTATTTGTATATAGAGTTTGAAGATAATGCAGGAGGAATAAAAGAAAATGTTCTTAGTAAGATTTTTGAAGCGTATTTCTCAACAAAAAGTAATAAAAATGGAACAGGATTAGGATTGTATATGTGTAAAGCGATTGTGGAACAACACAGTTTAGGAAAAATAAATGCATACAATACACCAAAAGGTGCTAAGTTTGTTGTTCAATTACCATTAAAATAG
- a CDS encoding dUTP diphosphatase: MLYKDFKESIKSLGFLSIEDFMHYAGVTSNDVLNWEERNEVPYMVSLILHLLKGEKESLPMNSTLDNVIEECLPLASLLEEVSSFPHKLEEMFLLQKKLNDSTNGKNWELGLNKFGKEINWLRCIHMEVAELIESTPWKHWKNINSAPDMNNIHVELVDIWHFLMSYILQETNVPKAVSLVNTHCIYEIFQEVDVKLMVKEAEKLSYISLAIDTGNMPSFSGIERFIDQFFRCCKISGLSFMWLQKLYIGKNCLNQFRQDNGYKEGSYIKVWNGNEDNVIMVSLLENMDDVGFDDLYSKLKEEYSKCK; encoded by the coding sequence TTGTTATATAAAGATTTTAAAGAGAGTATAAAGTCATTAGGCTTTTTAAGTATAGAAGATTTTATGCATTATGCAGGAGTTACATCTAATGATGTTTTAAATTGGGAAGAAAGAAATGAAGTTCCTTATATGGTTTCATTGATTTTACATCTTTTAAAAGGTGAAAAAGAGTCTTTGCCTATGAACTCGACTTTGGATAATGTGATTGAAGAGTGTTTACCTTTGGCTTCTCTTTTAGAAGAAGTTTCGTCATTTCCTCATAAATTAGAAGAGATGTTTTTATTACAAAAGAAATTAAATGACTCTACAAATGGAAAGAACTGGGAACTAGGTTTAAATAAATTTGGTAAAGAGATAAACTGGCTTAGATGTATACATATGGAAGTTGCAGAGTTAATAGAATCAACTCCATGGAAACACTGGAAAAATATAAATTCAGCTCCTGATATGAATAATATTCATGTGGAATTAGTAGATATTTGGCACTTCTTAATGTCTTATATTTTACAAGAAACAAATGTACCAAAAGCAGTATCTTTAGTAAATACACACTGTATTTATGAAATATTCCAAGAAGTAGATGTAAAACTTATGGTAAAAGAAGCTGAAAAATTATCATATATTTCACTTGCTATTGATACTGGAAATATGCCTTCATTTAGTGGAATCGAAAGATTTATCGACCAATTTTTTAGATGTTGTAAAATCTCTGGTTTATCTTTTATGTGGTTACAAAAATTATATATCGGTAAAAACTGTTTAAATCAATTTAGACAAGATAATGGTTATAAAGAAGGATCTTACATAAAAGTTTGGAATGGAAATGAAGACAATGTTATAATGGTTAGTTTATTAGAAAATATGGATGATGTAGGTTTTGATGATTTATATTCAAAATTAAAAGAAGAATATTCTAAATGTAAATAA
- a CDS encoding gamma carbonic anhydrase family protein has product MILKFKEFYPNIHTSAWIAPSADLIGNIQIGEDSSVWFQCVIRADVNKVIIGKNSNIQDLSMIHTDHNTQTIIGDNVTIGHKVMLHGCKIEDNCLIGMSATILDNAVIGEGSIVGANSLVTSGKVFPPRSLIMGSPAKVVKELSQEEVDKLIAHAAHYVEYKNDYR; this is encoded by the coding sequence GTGATTTTAAAATTTAAAGAGTTTTACCCGAATATTCACACAAGTGCTTGGATTGCACCAAGTGCTGATTTAATTGGAAATATACAAATAGGCGAAGACTCATCGGTTTGGTTCCAATGCGTTATAAGAGCCGATGTAAATAAAGTTATAATTGGTAAAAACTCAAATATACAAGATTTATCAATGATTCATACAGACCACAACACACAAACAATAATTGGTGATAATGTAACAATAGGTCATAAAGTTATGCTTCATGGATGTAAAATAGAAGATAATTGCCTAATAGGAATGAGTGCTACCATTTTAGATAATGCAGTTATTGGTGAAGGAAGTATCGTTGGAGCCAACTCATTAGTTACATCAGGAAAAGTATTTCCGCCAAGATCTTTAATTATGGGAAGTCCTGCAAAAGTAGTAAAAGAGTTAAGCCAAGAAGAAGTAGATAAACTAATTGCTCATGCTGCTCATTATGTTGAGTATAAAAACGATTATAGATAA
- a CDS encoding M14 family zinc carboxypeptidase has translation MKRLYRSYSESTNIFKELEAKYPNYFKIESIGNTWENREINLITISKDIKTADSKPALFYTGTIHAREWIGHELAIEFATYVLKNLETDPTLQTYLNESTVYMVPCANPDGYEYSRKHFSFWRKNRRQNADGTYGVDLNRNFPIGFVKSTATSSNVYGGPEPFSEPETQALRDFILSHSNITIALDYHSQGNVFFPAHDFRHEDTIDTTDMNTLCANMAEEIRKISGREYGIHQGKPPAKLISGSGREFYYSSGIISSVVEVGTRNISDYMEDMNENIREHIPALIYALKEVDNYAKDNIMKRVNSFNATEIGSSHVNLKWDYEVNENIYFEIFRSTKDKQFCNSSNLISKTHSLEFNDINLSSNRYYYYNIRAVNKKTNQKSPFYPQMKIRTLVEYDEYSRTYYANAKGTGYVAENLNNNPSHFGVNSLFVGVDENKGISYAVISINVKSLPTNALIKLASINLYPINRVSTTIEKYGEWNIGLVNQETMGDITNFDDVNSMEIIRYVGHPTESHQLTQGIWRAWSLSGLECIDLKKSIKNDTIVLRVEGPKELTIGRTKQMMQWDIGYGLFGFGLAYRPRLELTYTIEPTVTTLYAKSINTVSKNEVLNDVITAGFDENGNKIYSTFQFNLSSLPPYNETMITKAYFELNSTKIYIKDDIRFHLEFVDEKINKNFEDITNREIIQNIGYDVSATELKNNQTQYFMFDSFSKIILNEKLKSKSDISFVLKATSALKAIKNKTVSWEVSNNSLCPKLILEHIPKRRFPVEKVTNAKLSLENGKIKISWTNPKNSDFVGAKVIKNPFRKPLSAQDGQKLYAGADEYTLDDFGATDINKYYAIFTYDNVPNYSEPIILEYIPK, from the coding sequence TTGAAAAGATTATATAGGTCATATAGTGAATCAACAAATATTTTCAAAGAATTGGAAGCTAAATATCCTAATTATTTCAAAATTGAATCAATTGGTAATACTTGGGAAAATAGAGAGATAAATTTAATTACAATTTCAAAAGATATTAAAACAGCCGATTCAAAACCAGCACTATTTTATACAGGAACTATTCATGCAAGAGAGTGGATTGGACATGAATTAGCTATTGAATTTGCAACATATGTATTAAAAAATCTTGAAACAGACCCTACTTTACAAACTTACTTAAATGAAAGTACAGTTTATATGGTTCCTTGTGCTAATCCTGATGGTTATGAATACTCAAGAAAACATTTTTCTTTTTGGAGAAAAAATAGAAGACAAAATGCTGATGGAACTTATGGAGTTGATTTAAATAGAAATTTTCCCATAGGTTTTGTAAAATCAACTGCCACAAGTTCAAATGTTTATGGAGGACCTGAACCATTTTCCGAACCTGAAACCCAAGCTCTTAGGGATTTTATTTTAAGTCATTCTAATATTACAATAGCTTTAGATTACCATAGTCAAGGAAATGTATTTTTTCCGGCTCATGATTTTAGACATGAAGACACTATTGATACAACTGATATGAATACCTTATGTGCAAATATGGCAGAAGAAATTAGGAAAATATCAGGTAGAGAGTATGGAATACATCAAGGGAAACCACCTGCTAAACTAATTTCAGGAAGTGGAAGAGAATTTTATTACTCAAGTGGAATTATCTCATCTGTTGTTGAAGTTGGAACTAGAAATATAAGTGATTATATGGAAGATATGAACGAGAATATAAGAGAACATATTCCAGCACTTATTTATGCTCTAAAAGAGGTTGATAATTACGCTAAAGACAATATTATGAAAAGGGTTAATTCTTTTAATGCAACGGAAATCGGCTCAAGCCACGTAAATCTAAAATGGGATTATGAAGTAAATGAAAATATATATTTTGAAATTTTCAGAAGTACAAAAGATAAGCAGTTTTGTAATAGTTCAAATCTAATCTCAAAAACTCATAGTTTAGAATTTAATGATATTAATCTAAGCTCAAATAGATATTATTACTATAACATAAGAGCAGTAAATAAAAAAACAAACCAAAAATCACCCTTTTATCCACAAATGAAAATCCGTACTTTAGTAGAATACGATGAATATAGCAGAACATACTATGCAAATGCAAAAGGAACTGGATATGTGGCTGAAAATCTAAATAACAATCCTAGTCACTTTGGAGTAAATTCTTTATTTGTAGGAGTTGATGAAAATAAAGGAATTTCATATGCGGTTATTTCTATTAATGTAAAATCACTTCCAACAAATGCTTTAATAAAATTAGCTTCAATTAATTTATATCCAATAAACAGAGTTTCAACAACTATTGAAAAATATGGTGAATGGAATATAGGACTTGTGAACCAAGAGACAATGGGAGATATAACAAACTTTGATGATGTAAATAGTATGGAAATTATAAGATATGTAGGACACCCTACTGAATCTCACCAATTAACTCAAGGAATTTGGAGAGCATGGAGTTTATCTGGTTTGGAATGTATAGATTTAAAGAAATCAATCAAAAATGATACTATTGTTTTAAGAGTTGAAGGTCCGAAAGAGTTAACAATTGGAAGAACAAAACAAATGATGCAATGGGATATTGGTTATGGCTTATTTGGTTTTGGATTAGCTTATCGACCAAGATTAGAATTAACCTATACAATAGAACCAACAGTAACAACACTTTATGCAAAATCAATTAATACAGTAAGTAAAAATGAAGTTTTAAATGATGTAATTACAGCTGGCTTTGATGAAAATGGAAATAAAATATATTCAACTTTTCAGTTTAATCTATCTAGTCTTCCTCCTTACAATGAAACGATGATTACAAAAGCCTATTTTGAGTTAAACTCTACAAAAATTTATATAAAAGATGATATTAGGTTTCATTTAGAATTTGTAGATGAAAAAATTAATAAGAATTTTGAAGATATTACTAATAGAGAAATAATTCAAAATATTGGTTATGATGTTAGTGCAACAGAGTTAAAAAACAATCAAACCCAATATTTTATGTTTGATTCTTTTTCTAAAATAATTTTAAATGAAAAACTAAAAAGTAAATCTGATATTTCATTTGTATTAAAAGCAACCTCTGCATTAAAAGCAATAAAAAATAAAACTGTGTCATGGGAAGTTTCAAATAACTCTTTATGTCCAAAACTTATCCTTGAACATATTCCAAAAAGAAGATTTCCAGTTGAAAAAGTCACAAATGCAAAATTATCTCTTGAAAATGGAAAAATAAAAATCTCTTGGACAAATCCTAAAAATTCAGATTTTGTAGGAGCGAAAGTTATAAAAAATCCATTTAGAAAACCCCTATCTGCTCAAGATGGACAAAAACTTTATGCAGGAGCTGATGAGTACACTTTAGATGATTTTGGTGCAACAGATATAAATAAGTATTATGCAATATTTACCTATGATAATGTACCAAATTATTCAGAACCTATAATTTTAGAATATATTCCAAAATAA